A genomic region of Lycorma delicatula isolate Av1 chromosome 4, ASM4794821v1, whole genome shotgun sequence contains the following coding sequences:
- the LOC142323038 gene encoding ATP-dependent RNA helicase DDX54-like isoform X3: protein MAQIIGSSDNGFGDEESENDQFPNAKNLKKLGGFHTFGISLPLIKGIEKKGYKTPTPIQRKQI, encoded by the exons ATGGCACAGATTATTGGTAGCAGTGACAATGGTTTTGGTGATGAGGAATCTGAGAACGACCAGTTTCCAAatgcaaaaaatctaaaaaagttagGAGGATTTCATACATTTGGTATTAGTTTACCTCTAATTAAAGGTATTGAAAAGAAAGGCTACAAAACTCCTACACCTATTCAAAGAAag caaatcTAA